From the Amycolatopsis thermoflava N1165 genome, one window contains:
- a CDS encoding ATP-binding protein, protein MDPIRNPFAPGAGQRPPELAGRERELTAFEVVLQRVARGRPERSLVLTGLRGVGKTVLLGELRSMAVKHKWGAGKIEARPDAELRRPLSAALHRAIRDLAVRHRAPDRVEEVLGVLKAFALRSNKADAKLRDRWQPGIDVPAAQGRADSGDIEIDLVELFTDVAELAADVGTGVALLIDEIQDLQADDVSALCAACHELSQSGAPLVVVGAGLPHVPAVLSASKSYSERLFRYVRIDRLNREEADRAVLAPIEREDAGIEPEALDALFDASGGYPYFIQAYAKAAWDAAPDDPITVQDVQVAAPEAEQELAVGFFGSRYERATPAEREYLRAMAELTQGRDESAGTSDVAVYLGRKPSSLSPARDSLMKKGLVYSAERGHIAFTVPHFGHYLLSRAVD, encoded by the coding sequence GTGGACCCGATCCGCAACCCGTTCGCGCCGGGCGCGGGACAGCGGCCGCCGGAGCTGGCGGGCCGTGAACGCGAGCTGACCGCGTTCGAGGTGGTGCTGCAGCGGGTCGCCCGTGGCCGCCCGGAACGCAGTCTCGTGCTCACCGGCCTGCGGGGCGTCGGGAAGACCGTCCTGCTCGGCGAGCTGCGGTCGATGGCCGTGAAGCACAAGTGGGGCGCGGGCAAGATCGAGGCGCGCCCGGACGCGGAACTGCGGCGGCCGCTGTCGGCGGCCCTGCACCGCGCGATCCGCGACCTGGCGGTGCGGCACCGGGCGCCGGACCGGGTCGAAGAGGTTCTCGGCGTGCTGAAGGCGTTCGCGCTGCGGTCGAACAAGGCGGACGCGAAGCTGCGGGACCGGTGGCAGCCGGGCATCGATGTGCCGGCCGCGCAGGGCCGCGCCGATTCCGGGGACATCGAGATCGACCTGGTCGAGCTGTTCACCGACGTGGCCGAGCTGGCCGCGGACGTCGGCACCGGCGTGGCGCTGCTGATCGACGAGATCCAGGACCTGCAGGCGGACGACGTGTCGGCGCTGTGCGCGGCGTGCCACGAGCTGTCCCAGTCGGGCGCGCCGCTGGTGGTGGTCGGGGCCGGGCTGCCGCACGTGCCCGCGGTGCTGTCGGCGTCGAAGTCCTACTCGGAGCGGCTGTTCCGGTACGTGCGCATCGACCGGCTGAACCGGGAAGAGGCCGACCGGGCCGTGCTGGCGCCCATCGAGCGGGAGGACGCCGGCATCGAGCCCGAAGCGCTGGACGCGTTGTTCGACGCCTCCGGCGGGTACCCGTACTTCATCCAGGCCTACGCGAAAGCGGCGTGGGACGCGGCGCCGGACGACCCGATCACCGTGCAGGACGTGCAGGTCGCCGCGCCGGAGGCCGAGCAGGAACTGGCGGTCGGCTTCTTCGGCTCCCGCTACGAACGCGCGACGCCGGCGGAACGCGAGTACCTGCGGGCGATGGCGGAGCTGACCCAGGGCCGGGACGAGAGCGCCGGCACCTCGGATGTGGCGGTCTACCTGGGCCGCAAGCCCTCGTCACTGTCCCCGGCGCGGGATTCGCTGATGAAGAAGGGGCTGGTGTACTCCGCGGAGCGCGGGCACATCGCCTTCACCGTGCCGCACTTCGGGCACTACCTGCTCAGCCGCGCCGTCGACTGA
- a CDS encoding bifunctional helix-turn-helix transcriptional regulator/GNAT family N-acetyltransferase has protein sequence MNSLPLLDRITQVRAFNRLYTGLIGVLEEGLVGSDYSLGEARVLYELAQEGVTEVAELRRRLDLDAGYASRLLGRLESRGLLVRERHETDGRRQLVRLTEAGRAEQQVLEDRTVEQIGQLLSRLTDDDQHRLVTSMRTIRHLVGEREPAPALVLRPPRPGDFGWVVQRNGAIYAQEYGWDATYEALVARIIADYVDHYDPAREAGWIAELGGERVGSVFCVRGSDDKTAKLRLLLVEPHARGRGVGKRLVDECLAFARAHGYTAMELWTNSVLVAARHIYRRAGFELVDSQPHHSFGHDLVGETWRREL, from the coding sequence ATGAACAGCCTGCCACTGCTCGACCGCATCACCCAGGTCCGCGCCTTCAACCGGCTCTACACCGGCCTCATCGGGGTCCTCGAAGAAGGCCTCGTCGGCAGCGACTACTCCCTCGGCGAGGCCCGCGTGCTCTACGAGCTCGCCCAGGAGGGCGTCACCGAGGTCGCCGAGCTGCGGCGCCGCCTCGACCTGGACGCCGGGTACGCCAGCCGCCTGCTCGGCCGACTGGAAAGCCGCGGCCTGCTGGTCCGCGAGCGCCACGAGACCGACGGCCGCCGCCAGCTCGTCCGGCTCACCGAGGCCGGCCGCGCCGAGCAGCAGGTCCTCGAGGACCGCACCGTCGAACAGATCGGCCAGCTGCTCAGCCGCCTCACCGACGACGACCAGCACCGTCTGGTCACGTCGATGCGCACCATCCGCCACCTCGTCGGCGAACGCGAACCCGCCCCGGCGCTCGTGCTGCGCCCGCCCCGGCCCGGCGACTTCGGCTGGGTCGTGCAGCGCAACGGCGCGATCTACGCGCAGGAGTACGGCTGGGACGCCACCTACGAAGCCCTCGTCGCCCGAATCATCGCCGACTACGTCGACCACTACGACCCGGCGCGCGAGGCCGGGTGGATCGCCGAGCTGGGCGGGGAGCGCGTCGGCTCCGTGTTCTGCGTCCGCGGCTCGGACGACAAGACCGCGAAACTGCGCCTGCTGCTCGTCGAACCGCACGCCCGCGGGCGCGGCGTCGGCAAGCGCCTGGTGGACGAGTGCCTGGCCTTCGCGCGGGCGCACGGCTACACCGCGATGGAACTGTGGACCAACAGCGTCCTGGTCGCCGCGCGGCACATCTACCGGCGGGCGGGGTTCGAACTCGTCGACTCGCAACCCCACCACAGCTTCGGCCACGACCTCGTCGGCGAGACCTGGCGGCGGGAGTTGTGA
- a CDS encoding helix-turn-helix transcriptional regulator yields MRRSASAVRAEHDVIRLSHSGLDTTGVRREVLRALRRVVPSDATFFATADPETLLFTGAWPDPPLDTATPLFLDNEFGGGDVNTFAGLVTSGRPVATLDGATGRDRWASERYREIMRPLGLGDEMRAALVTGGRCWGYLCLHREDGLLGFTATEKTALARLAPHLAHAIRTAALVDGPAAADHRPGVVLLTDDLRLVSLTPDAEHLLSLLPPGAPLPLPVYAVAAALRSGSALPSARVRGADGSWLTLHASRLTGTGQLAVVVEPAEARAAAPLVLAAHGLTTREADVATLVLRGLPTRAISDQLHISAHTVQDHLKAVFDKVGVRSRRDLVIRLLG; encoded by the coding sequence ATGCGGCGATCGGCCAGTGCGGTCCGCGCCGAGCACGACGTGATCCGCCTGTCGCACAGCGGCCTGGACACCACCGGCGTCCGGCGGGAGGTGCTGCGGGCCCTGCGTCGCGTGGTGCCCTCGGACGCGACGTTCTTCGCGACCGCCGATCCGGAGACGCTGCTGTTCACCGGCGCCTGGCCGGACCCGCCGCTGGACACCGCGACACCGTTGTTCCTGGACAACGAGTTCGGCGGCGGCGACGTGAACACCTTCGCCGGGCTGGTCACGTCCGGCAGGCCGGTCGCCACGCTGGACGGCGCCACCGGGCGGGACCGCTGGGCCAGCGAGCGCTACCGCGAGATCATGCGCCCGCTCGGGCTCGGTGACGAGATGCGCGCGGCACTCGTGACCGGCGGCCGCTGCTGGGGCTACCTCTGCCTGCACCGCGAGGACGGTCTGCTCGGCTTCACCGCCACCGAGAAGACCGCGCTCGCCCGTCTCGCCCCTCATCTCGCGCACGCCATCCGCACCGCTGCTCTCGTGGACGGCCCGGCCGCCGCGGACCACCGGCCGGGAGTGGTGCTGCTGACCGACGACCTGCGGCTCGTCTCGCTGACCCCCGACGCCGAGCACCTGTTGTCCCTGCTCCCGCCTGGAGCTCCGCTGCCCCTGCCGGTGTACGCGGTCGCCGCCGCGCTGCGGTCCGGTAGCGCCTTGCCGAGTGCCCGGGTGCGTGGCGCCGACGGCTCGTGGCTCACGCTGCACGCCTCGCGGCTCACCGGCACCGGGCAGCTGGCCGTCGTGGTCGAACCGGCCGAGGCGCGCGCGGCGGCTCCGCTGGTGCTGGCCGCGCACGGGCTGACCACGCGCGAGGCCGACGTCGCCACGCTGGTCCTGCGTGGCCTGCCGACCCGCGCGATCAGCGACCAGCTGCACATCTCCGCGCACACCGTGCAAGACCACCTCAAGGCCGTGTTCGACAAGGTCGGCGTGCGCAGCCGCCGGGACCTGGTGATCCGCCTGCTCGGTTAG
- a CDS encoding DoxX family protein gives MLASIFIYGGINALRQAEGHAEAAKPVLDKVGEQQDKLPDALPTDPVSLVKIDAGVKIAAGTLFAFGKFPRLSALALVGSLVPTTVAGHPFWEAKDPQQKQEQLIHLLKNAGLAGGLLIAAADTEGKPSLGWRARRAADKASKQAHKATEKASKQAHKASKQIQSTAASARDVLPV, from the coding sequence ATGCTGGCGAGCATCTTCATCTACGGCGGCATCAACGCCCTGAGGCAGGCCGAGGGGCACGCCGAGGCGGCCAAACCCGTGCTCGACAAGGTCGGCGAGCAGCAGGACAAGCTGCCCGACGCGCTCCCAACCGACCCGGTGAGCCTGGTCAAGATCGACGCGGGGGTGAAGATCGCGGCAGGCACCTTGTTCGCGTTCGGCAAGTTCCCGCGGCTGTCCGCGCTGGCGCTGGTCGGCAGCCTGGTGCCGACGACCGTCGCCGGTCACCCGTTCTGGGAGGCCAAGGACCCGCAGCAGAAGCAGGAACAGCTGATTCACCTGCTCAAGAACGCCGGCCTGGCCGGTGGTCTGCTGATCGCGGCCGCCGACACCGAGGGCAAGCCGTCGCTGGGCTGGCGCGCCCGCCGCGCCGCCGACAAGGCGAGCAAGCAGGCGCACAAGGCGACCGAGAAGGCGAGCAAGCAGGCGCACAAGGCGTCGAAGCAGATCCAGTCCACTGCCGCGTCCGCCCGCGACGTCCTGCCGGTCTAA